A DNA window from Brenneria izadpanahii contains the following coding sequences:
- a CDS encoding AraC family transcriptional regulator, producing MTANDGWYECDDRFIVGHHQPGILIDLALSRDIDGHRLLRGTGVFLEDIAAGRVRFSQQQFGQLIDNSMRLLDADDTSFLFGRRSLPGCYGDFSHVLQQADHLHQALDDFVRFCSLFSPLLAPRMYLDDRYLCLYWPQSDTDTGRQRFLLEASMASIVSLGRWLCPQQPLPWRFLLTYRQPRYIEQYWVHLGDGLSFDQPLNMMLLPAEYVWQISPHANSTVCAVVRQQCLQQLEAQGFRRGFIDYFYDYLRDHLREPLNLERVAASLDMSPATLKRKLRKHDSSFQVQWDRVRKHTALFLYWFQGLNNEEVAQYLNISDINNFRRSFRRWTGIAPSVLSPLPAC from the coding sequence ATGACGGCGAACGACGGCTGGTACGAGTGCGACGATCGCTTCATCGTCGGCCACCATCAGCCCGGTATTTTGATCGACCTGGCGCTATCGCGGGACATCGACGGTCACCGTCTGCTGCGCGGCACCGGCGTCTTTCTGGAAGATATCGCCGCCGGGAGGGTGCGTTTCAGCCAGCAGCAATTCGGCCAGTTGATAGACAACAGCATGCGCCTGTTGGACGCCGACGATACCAGCTTCCTGTTCGGCCGGCGTTCGCTGCCCGGCTGCTACGGCGACTTCAGCCATGTGTTGCAACAGGCGGACCATCTTCATCAGGCGCTGGACGATTTCGTCCGCTTTTGCAGCCTGTTCAGCCCGTTGCTGGCGCCGCGCATGTATTTGGACGATCGCTACCTCTGCCTGTACTGGCCGCAAAGCGATACGGATACCGGACGGCAGCGCTTCCTGCTGGAAGCCAGCATGGCCTCTATTGTCTCGCTCGGCCGCTGGCTCTGTCCGCAACAGCCCCTGCCCTGGCGCTTCCTGCTTACCTATCGTCAGCCGCGCTATATCGAACAGTACTGGGTGCACCTGGGCGATGGCCTGAGTTTCGATCAACCCCTCAATATGATGCTGTTGCCGGCCGAATACGTCTGGCAGATCTCGCCCCACGCCAACAGTACCGTCTGCGCCGTCGTTCGCCAGCAGTGTCTGCAACAATTGGAGGCGCAGGGATTTCGCCGCGGCTTTATTGATTATTTTTACGACTACCTGCGCGATCATTTGCGCGAGCCTTTAAATCTTGAACGCGTCGCCGCGTCGCTGGATATGAGCCCCGCCACGTTGAAACGCAAACTGCGCAAACACGATAGCAGCTTCCAGGTGCAGTGGGATCGGGTACGCAAACACACCGCCCTGTTTCTCTATTGGTTTCAGGGATTAAATAACGAAGAGGTCGCACAGTACCTGAATATCAGCGATATCAACAATTTTCGCCGTTCTTTTCGCCGCTGGACCGGCATCGCCCCCAGCGTCCTTTCACCACTTCCCGCCTGCTAG
- a CDS encoding TonB-dependent receptor — MKPQRNAAISTATFRFSALAIAIGALVAPPPSLAEDATEHITVIGQAASITQALNEQRTSDSISSVVHADGVAQLPDDNAAEALQRLPGVSVERDQGEGRYVSVRGLGPDLNSVQINGTSMPSPESGRRAVALDVLPSELVQSLSVVKTLTPDMDANSLGGTIEVNSLSAFDHNGLFYTLGAEGGYDSNSNKSSPKFSGAFSNIFSVGGGEDNFGVAAALSWQKRRFASDNVESGGDWDFSDGARLNGFEQRRYEIERERTGFGLNFDYKPDDLSSYYLRTLYSRFNDKENRQSSAVEFSEPLAEGMRGDADVERGLKSREETQDVKSVVLGGERLLGPWTLNGQMAYSRSSEKLPGSTYATFTSLDSFADSGFYNTVKPSSQIGGGYSDASNYQLDSMKWETQKTSDSEKNIRLDLARDYSWLDTDNQVKFGGKLSRRDKKNDQELWKYKKLGDYGLSDEQLNLSRFYAGNAGYAFGQDGPAIDTGSVNNLINALGKDGFYDLEGSTIDDYRMSEDIDAAYLMNTMDVDNWRFITGMRYEGTRFKADGTGLRDGEYQPSSHKSNYHDWLPGLHARYRLNNNTQVRAAWTNAVVRPAFGQVTPGFTIDGDEAEFGNPELAPLKSKNFDLGIEHYMGRAGTLSGYLFYKDIRNFAYETDLAGSGEWADFSQAKTWANGGKARLYGVEFAYSQKFDWLPSPWNGLLAGANLTLSHSSANIEGNGMSRKISLPNQSDTVGNLMVGWENDDVSVRLSANYKSDYLSTVAAVNDRSHDSYVDDQVFVDLSVRYFLTKQLQFSFEAQNLTNERYYVYTGSHGFNSQYEQYGPTFKLGVTYTNF; from the coding sequence ATGAAACCACAACGAAACGCCGCCATATCTACTGCAACATTCAGGTTCAGCGCTCTGGCGATCGCCATCGGCGCTCTTGTCGCGCCGCCGCCGTCTCTGGCGGAGGATGCCACGGAACACATAACCGTTATCGGCCAGGCCGCCAGCATTACTCAGGCGCTGAATGAGCAGCGAACTTCCGACAGCATCAGCAGCGTCGTTCATGCCGACGGCGTGGCGCAGTTGCCGGATGACAACGCGGCGGAGGCGTTGCAGCGCCTGCCGGGGGTTTCCGTCGAGCGCGATCAGGGCGAGGGCCGTTACGTCAGCGTGCGCGGGCTGGGGCCGGATCTGAACAGCGTGCAGATCAACGGCACGTCGATGCCGTCGCCGGAGAGCGGCCGCCGGGCGGTGGCGCTGGATGTTTTGCCGTCTGAACTGGTGCAGTCGCTGTCGGTGGTCAAAACCCTGACGCCGGATATGGATGCGAACTCCCTGGGCGGCACCATCGAAGTCAACAGCCTGTCGGCGTTCGATCACAACGGTCTGTTTTACACCCTGGGCGCGGAAGGCGGCTACGATAGCAACAGCAACAAGAGCAGCCCGAAATTTTCCGGCGCGTTCAGCAATATTTTCAGCGTCGGCGGCGGCGAAGATAACTTTGGCGTGGCGGCGGCGCTAAGCTGGCAAAAGCGCCGCTTCGCTTCGGACAATGTGGAAAGTGGCGGCGACTGGGACTTCAGCGACGGCGCGCGCCTGAACGGCTTTGAGCAGCGGCGCTATGAAATTGAGCGCGAACGGACCGGGTTTGGCCTCAACTTCGACTATAAGCCGGACGATCTCTCCAGTTACTACCTGCGCACGCTGTACAGCCGATTCAACGATAAGGAAAACCGCCAGTCGTCGGCCGTCGAATTCAGCGAGCCGCTGGCTGAGGGGATGCGCGGCGACGCCGACGTTGAACGCGGGTTGAAAAGCCGGGAAGAGACTCAGGATGTCAAAAGCGTGGTGCTGGGCGGGGAACGTCTGCTCGGACCGTGGACGCTGAACGGGCAGATGGCTTACAGCCGTTCCAGCGAAAAGCTGCCGGGCAGCACCTATGCCACCTTTACCAGTCTGGATTCGTTCGCGGACAGCGGCTTTTACAACACGGTTAAGCCGTCCAGTCAGATCGGCGGCGGCTATTCCGACGCTAGCAATTATCAGCTGGATTCCATGAAGTGGGAGACGCAGAAAACCAGCGACAGCGAGAAAAATATCCGCCTCGATCTGGCGCGCGACTACAGCTGGCTTGATACCGACAACCAGGTCAAATTCGGCGGTAAACTCAGCCGGCGCGATAAAAAGAACGACCAGGAACTCTGGAAGTATAAAAAACTCGGCGATTACGGCCTGTCCGACGAACAGCTCAATCTGAGCCGGTTTTACGCCGGTAACGCCGGCTATGCCTTCGGGCAGGACGGCCCGGCGATCGATACCGGCAGCGTCAATAACCTGATCAACGCGTTGGGCAAAGACGGCTTTTACGATCTGGAAGGATCGACGATCGACGACTATCGGATGAGCGAGGATATCGACGCCGCTTACCTGATGAATACCATGGATGTGGATAACTGGCGCTTTATCACCGGGATGCGCTATGAGGGCACCCGCTTCAAGGCTGACGGCACCGGGCTGCGCGACGGCGAGTATCAGCCCTCCAGCCACAAATCCAACTATCATGACTGGCTGCCGGGCCTGCACGCCCGCTATCGTCTGAACAACAATACCCAGGTCCGCGCCGCCTGGACCAACGCGGTGGTGCGTCCGGCGTTTGGTCAGGTGACCCCCGGTTTCACCATCGACGGCGATGAGGCGGAATTCGGCAATCCGGAGCTTGCTCCGCTGAAATCGAAAAACTTCGATCTGGGTATCGAACACTACATGGGGCGCGCCGGGACGCTTTCCGGCTATCTGTTCTATAAGGATATCCGTAACTTTGCCTATGAAACCGATCTGGCGGGCAGCGGAGAATGGGCCGATTTCAGCCAGGCCAAAACCTGGGCCAACGGCGGGAAAGCCCGGCTGTACGGCGTGGAGTTCGCCTATTCGCAAAAATTCGACTGGCTGCCGTCGCCGTGGAACGGCCTGCTGGCGGGCGCCAACCTGACGCTGAGCCACTCCAGCGCCAACATTGAGGGCAACGGCATGTCGCGCAAGATCTCGCTGCCTAATCAGTCCGATACGGTGGGCAACCTGATGGTCGGCTGGGAAAACGATGACGTGAGCGTTCGCCTGTCGGCCAACTATAAATCCGACTATCTCAGCACCGTGGCCGCCGTTAATGACCGATCGCACGACAGTTATGTCGACGACCAGGTGTTTGTCGATCTCAGCGTGCGGTACTTCCTGACCAAACAGCTGCAGTTCTCGTTCGAAGCGCAGAACCTGACCAATGAACGCTATTACGTCTACACCGGCAGCCACGGCTTCAACTCCCAGTACGAACAATATGGTCCGACTTTCAAATTGGGCGTGACTTACACCAATTTCTAA
- the licT gene encoding BglG family transcription antiterminator LicT yields MKVIKTLSHNAVLAVDEQGQEIVAIGRGIGFGKKTDDEIDAGEIKSWFIKSGGPAQEIFLKLMKQIPTRYLMLTQEILDHAKDKITITQYETVFITLSDHINYAIQRQQEGKVIRNFLLWDIRRFYPNEYLIGLDALKLIETRLGVALPEDEAGFIAMHLANASHDGSWNETMLATEMIKDILNIIKFELFISFHEEDVDYQRLITHLRFFTLRVLKRRPVDHKDLSIYQGINEMMPKAHHCALKIADYMKEKHSYKLTIDEIMFLTIHINRIMHSS; encoded by the coding sequence ATGAAAGTAATAAAAACATTGAGTCACAACGCCGTACTGGCCGTTGACGAACAGGGGCAAGAGATTGTCGCCATCGGACGCGGCATCGGTTTCGGCAAAAAAACCGATGATGAGATCGATGCCGGAGAGATAAAAAGCTGGTTTATCAAGAGCGGCGGACCGGCTCAGGAGATCTTTCTGAAACTGATGAAACAGATCCCCACCCGTTATCTGATGCTGACGCAGGAGATCCTGGATCACGCCAAAGATAAAATCACCATCACGCAGTATGAAACGGTGTTCATCACGTTAAGCGATCATATTAATTACGCCATTCAGCGCCAGCAGGAGGGCAAGGTAATAAGGAATTTCCTGCTGTGGGACATCAGGCGGTTTTATCCCAATGAATACCTCATCGGGCTGGATGCGCTAAAGCTGATAGAAACGCGTCTGGGCGTCGCGCTGCCGGAGGACGAGGCGGGGTTTATCGCCATGCATCTCGCCAACGCCAGTCACGACGGCAGCTGGAATGAAACCATGCTGGCGACGGAGATGATCAAAGACATCCTCAATATCATCAAATTCGAGCTGTTTATCAGCTTTCACGAAGAGGATGTCGATTATCAACGCCTGATCACGCATCTGCGTTTTTTTACCCTGCGGGTACTGAAACGGCGCCCGGTGGATCATAAGGATCTATCTATTTACCAAGGCATTAATGAAATGATGCCCAAGGCTCATCACTGCGCATTAAAAATTGCCGACTACATGAAGGAGAAACACAGCTACAAGTTGACCATTGATGAAATCATGTTCCTGACCATACATATCAACCGGATTATGCATTCCAGCTAA
- a CDS encoding GGDEF domain-containing protein: protein MYLFFRQHGSKLLLLAFLANLGLLAELIIGVVKPWAEIDWMDVLAEGGSALLALSWLIMLLVSRPAGRVTTLLALGLACIFFSWWMDCLDEFIKLPHEGNIGKWLENVPMPIGLMLITLGIYHWHQEQLAISAQLNKRERLFREHLLFDKLTPLGGADYLRKQLSLSLRQAAAEQQPLSLIVIDLNDFDAINRRFGTAEGDYVLQALCQLLLLNLRRQDLLCRLAGDRFVALLPNTGEQQANMMAQDLYSAIAHLAHRTQQHGERVRLQASVAAVMALDEDRDALLQRLNQALSRVKAAPAAQFRVAG, encoded by the coding sequence ATGTATCTCTTTTTCAGACAACACGGCAGCAAACTCCTGCTGCTGGCCTTTCTCGCCAATCTCGGCCTGCTGGCGGAGCTGATTATCGGCGTGGTCAAGCCCTGGGCGGAAATCGACTGGATGGACGTGCTGGCCGAGGGCGGATCGGCGCTGCTGGCGCTAAGCTGGCTGATCATGCTCCTGGTCAGCCGTCCCGCAGGCCGCGTAACCACGCTGCTGGCGCTGGGACTGGCCTGCATCTTTTTTTCCTGGTGGATGGATTGCCTGGATGAATTTATCAAGCTGCCGCACGAAGGAAACATCGGGAAATGGCTGGAAAACGTTCCGATGCCGATCGGGCTTATGCTGATTACGCTGGGGATCTACCACTGGCATCAGGAACAGCTGGCGATTAGCGCCCAGCTAAACAAGCGCGAGCGCTTGTTTCGCGAACACCTGCTGTTCGACAAACTCACTCCGCTGGGGGGCGCCGACTATCTGCGTAAGCAGCTATCGCTGTCGCTCAGGCAGGCCGCCGCCGAGCAGCAACCGCTGTCGCTGATCGTCATCGACCTGAACGACTTCGACGCGATTAACCGGCGCTTCGGTACGGCGGAGGGCGATTACGTGCTGCAGGCGCTGTGCCAACTGTTGCTGCTCAACCTGCGCCGGCAGGATCTGCTGTGCCGGCTGGCCGGCGATCGCTTTGTCGCCCTGTTGCCCAATACCGGCGAACAGCAGGCGAATATGATGGCGCAGGATCTGTATTCGGCGATCGCTCATCTGGCGCATCGCACGCAGCAGCATGGCGAACGCGTCAGACTACAGGCCAGCGTCGCCGCCGTGATGGCGCTTGACGAAGATCGGGACGCGCTGCTTCAGCGGCTAAATCAGGCGCTGAGCCGGGTTAAAGCCGCGCCCGCCGCACAGTTCAGGGTTGCGGGATGA